A region of Aliivibrio fischeri DNA encodes the following proteins:
- a CDS encoding alanine/glycine:cation symporter family protein, with translation MTNTDSTLIESMNEVLLSIIGSINGLLWGQVLVYLLVGVGVYFTLRLGFIQIRQLGHSIKILRSGQEIENGISSYQVFCTSMAARVGTGNMAGVAVALTVGGPGAIFWMWLIALFGMATAFIESTLAQVYKVKDVDGQYRGGPAYYMEKGLGQRWMGTLFSIFLIIAFGLVFNAVQANTITDALNHSFGFDKTIMGIVIVVISGFFIMGGLRRVANASSKIVPVMAIGYLAIALIIVIMNITDVPAVLVLIVKSAFGWQEAAAGGVAYTIAQAMQSGIARGLFSNEAGMGSAANIAASATPNPNHPASQGFVQMLGVFVDTLVICTASAAMIMLSGVMDQPDATTGISLLQQALTNELGGWTSYFMALAILLFCFTSIIANYSYAETNVMFLNGNSKKGLFGFRMCVLAMVMFGSVASLPVVWNLADASMGMMALINIVALVLLSKLAIKVIKDYEVQLKAGKTPEFDRTKFPELDDLKGAWHPKKKQH, from the coding sequence ATGACAAACACAGATTCAACGCTTATTGAATCGATGAACGAAGTATTACTTTCGATTATCGGTAGTATCAATGGGCTTCTTTGGGGACAAGTCCTTGTTTATTTATTAGTTGGTGTGGGTGTCTACTTCACTCTGCGTCTTGGCTTTATTCAAATTCGCCAACTAGGACACTCAATCAAAATCTTACGTAGCGGCCAAGAAATCGAAAATGGCATCAGCTCTTACCAAGTATTCTGTACCTCTATGGCAGCCCGCGTGGGAACGGGTAACATGGCAGGTGTTGCAGTTGCATTAACTGTTGGCGGCCCTGGTGCTATCTTCTGGATGTGGCTAATTGCTCTATTTGGTATGGCAACAGCTTTCATTGAATCAACACTAGCACAAGTTTACAAAGTAAAAGATGTTGATGGTCAATACCGTGGTGGCCCAGCTTATTACATGGAAAAAGGTTTAGGCCAACGCTGGATGGGTACGCTTTTCTCTATCTTCTTAATCATCGCTTTTGGTCTAGTATTCAACGCTGTTCAAGCAAACACTATTACTGATGCTCTTAATCACTCATTTGGTTTTGATAAAACCATTATGGGTATCGTAATTGTTGTTATCTCTGGTTTCTTTATCATGGGTGGTTTACGTCGTGTTGCTAACGCATCATCGAAAATCGTTCCTGTTATGGCGATTGGTTACTTAGCCATTGCTCTTATCATTGTAATAATGAATATCACAGATGTACCGGCAGTATTGGTTCTTATCGTTAAAAGTGCATTTGGCTGGCAAGAAGCGGCTGCTGGTGGTGTGGCGTACACTATTGCACAAGCTATGCAATCAGGTATCGCTCGTGGTCTATTCTCAAATGAAGCGGGTATGGGTTCTGCAGCTAACATCGCAGCAAGTGCTACGCCAAACCCTAACCACCCTGCATCACAAGGTTTTGTGCAAATGCTAGGTGTGTTTGTAGATACATTAGTTATCTGTACAGCCTCTGCGGCGATGATTATGCTTTCTGGCGTAATGGATCAACCAGATGCAACGACAGGTATCAGCCTACTTCAACAAGCACTAACTAACGAGTTAGGCGGTTGGACAAGCTACTTTATGGCACTAGCTATTCTTCTGTTCTGTTTCACATCTATCATTGCAAACTACAGCTACGCTGAAACAAACGTAATGTTCTTGAATGGTAATTCTAAGAAAGGCTTGTTTGGCTTCCGTATGTGTGTGCTAGCAATGGTTATGTTTGGTTCAGTTGCGTCTCTGCCAGTAGTATGGAACCTTGCAGATGCTTCTATGGGTATGATGGCTTTAATCAACATTGTTGCTCTAGTTCTACTATCTAAACTAGCAATCAAAGTTATCAAAGATTACGAAGTTCAACTTAAAGCAGGAAAAACACCTGAATTTGACAGAACTAAGTTCCCTGAACTTGATGATTTAAAAGGTGCGTGGCACCCAAAGAAAAAACAACACTAA
- the cadC gene encoding lysine decarboxylation/transport transcriptional activator CadC — protein sequence MVGICFQINDWTLVIEENKLYRQDREVSVEPRLINLLRFLAQHSGEVFCRDELIKHVWDGAFVTDQVVTQSIFELRKVLRDGRLDNTRYLVTVPKRGYKLVAETKQIRLEDTPYWKPCDTFTSTEADENQNHNVELNTEEQEKEQDETAQLSFPAGPLTRAVTNISNQVSNEKKKQGESFSFLHRWKLLAFDFFLVGVLIAVIFSVTYQQTTTHITKAVDTDLIEFTYHASRNSNNETEYLADGISQKLMADLASVGHYRVQLNKTAFTTGILPGKAVNVRVEEQQNKTYLDVEYRSNISNRVLFSRQYLMTNANLEHVLRQSSQDLMRALGVQASEQDMNRLMLGLPKEHGLLEMLVRANHFINQTDQKNFEKGIDLLENIALAEPNNDYVLSELYIAYNAYSALNPELELDENTAKIEKLSQDLQARYALSDVGVLPSRIYEALAMITIKQDNKEDARAYLNLAFKNRESAFSYILEGKLAELDGDLDQAGESYSKAFFMDTSLETYMLAENLAFYSDLETVAYFMYRAVNPSEVRLMG from the coding sequence ATGGTCGGGATCTGTTTTCAAATTAATGACTGGACTCTAGTTATTGAGGAAAATAAGTTATATCGCCAAGATAGGGAAGTGTCGGTTGAACCACGTTTAATTAATTTACTTCGCTTTTTAGCACAGCATTCAGGTGAAGTATTTTGTCGAGATGAGTTAATTAAACATGTATGGGATGGTGCGTTTGTTACCGATCAAGTGGTAACACAATCAATATTTGAACTGCGAAAAGTATTGCGTGATGGTCGTTTAGATAACACTCGTTATTTAGTTACGGTACCAAAACGTGGGTATAAGTTGGTTGCAGAAACCAAGCAAATAAGATTAGAAGATACGCCTTATTGGAAACCTTGCGATACATTTACCTCAACAGAAGCTGATGAAAATCAGAATCATAATGTTGAATTGAACACCGAAGAGCAAGAAAAAGAACAAGATGAGACTGCACAACTCTCTTTTCCAGCAGGTCCATTAACTCGTGCTGTAACTAATATTTCTAATCAAGTATCAAACGAAAAGAAAAAGCAGGGTGAGAGTTTTAGCTTTTTACATCGTTGGAAGCTATTAGCGTTCGACTTTTTTCTCGTTGGCGTATTAATTGCGGTTATTTTTTCAGTTACTTATCAGCAAACAACCACTCATATAACCAAGGCTGTTGATACTGATTTAATTGAATTTACCTATCACGCAAGCCGTAACTCGAATAATGAAACTGAATATTTGGCTGATGGCATTAGTCAAAAACTGATGGCAGATTTAGCCAGTGTTGGCCATTACCGAGTTCAGTTAAATAAAACCGCATTTACTACCGGTATTTTGCCTGGAAAAGCGGTGAATGTACGAGTAGAAGAACAACAAAATAAAACGTATTTAGATGTAGAGTATCGCAGTAATATTTCAAATCGAGTGCTGTTTAGTCGTCAATATTTAATGACCAATGCCAATTTAGAACATGTGTTGCGCCAATCATCTCAAGATTTAATGCGAGCGTTAGGGGTTCAGGCATCCGAACAAGATATGAATAGATTAATGCTTGGTTTACCAAAGGAGCATGGTTTATTAGAGATGTTAGTTCGAGCTAATCACTTCATTAATCAAACGGATCAAAAAAACTTTGAAAAAGGGATAGATCTGTTAGAGAACATTGCATTAGCAGAGCCGAATAATGATTATGTGCTTTCAGAGTTATACATTGCTTATAACGCATATTCAGCGCTTAACCCTGAATTAGAGTTGGACGAAAACACCGCTAAAATTGAAAAGTTAAGTCAGGATCTTCAAGCTAGATATGCTTTATCGGATGTCGGTGTATTGCCTTCTCGTATCTATGAAGCATTAGCTATGATAACGATTAAGCAAGATAACAAAGAAGATGCTAGAGCTTATCTTAACCTAGCATTTAAGAATAGAGAGTCAGCATTCTCTTATATATTAGAAGGGAAACTTGCTGAGTTAGATGGCGACTTAGATCAAGCAGGGGAGTCATACAGCAAGGCTTTCTTTATGGATACGTCACTTGAAACTTATATGCTTGCTGAAAATCTTGCATTTTACAGTGATTTAGAAACCGTTGCTTATTTTATGTATCGAGCCGTTAATCCAAGTGAAGTTCGCTTGATGGGGTAA